ATGATAAACACATTGATGCAGATGGAGGTGAAGGAGGCGTTCTTCCAGAGCGAGTTACGGATGAGCGTTGGTTTATTGTGTCGTTCTTGGTACTCCTGCCAGAGCACGAAGCAGACGAAGAGAGCGCCCGAGACGCTGAAATAGACGACTGTAGAGGGTTTTCGCGCGTTTTGGATGTTGCCGGTTATGATTCTAGAGATCGTCAGCTCGGGCCAGGTTATATATAGCAGGCCAAGGGAACAGACGCTAATGCCAGCGAAAGGAGGGCCAGGGCCGTGCTGACCACAATGGCACCGAGCCAGTCGATGCCAAACAAGAGGTGATTCCACCTGATGCCGGTTTGCCTGCCCTGTGGCAGCTGCCACCACGACAGAAGAAAGGCGACTTTGTTGGCGATCGCGGCGCTATGGAAgccccagcgccagccgatCGTGTCAGCGCAGATACCTCCCATGAGAATCCCCAGTCCAAACCCGATGGGCTGGCCGCCTCccatgaaggagaaggcgaggttgCGCAGCTTGCCGGCCGAGAAGTTCTCGGATATGATGCTCACTGCAGATGGGAGGCACATGGCGGTTGCCAGGCCGGAGATGACTCGGAACACGATCAGCTGGGTGCCACTGGCAGCGAGGCCACAGGCCATGCAGAAGACGCTCTGGAAGAGACAGCCCAGCAGGAAGACGGGCCTACTGCCGACTGCATCGGAGACGGCGCCAAAGATGAGGAGCGTGCAGCCGGTAGCCAATGCATACATGGACACGGGCCTGTACAGTTAGCCTAAGCAGCCATGGGGGCTAAGGATGAGTACCATAGCTCCATGCCCGGGTCCAGCTCCAGGTCTTTGGAGATCTGAGGAACAGAGACAGTCACCAGGCCGCCCAGGTAGCAGCTTATGAAGGTGATGCACGAGATGCAGAAAATCACCAGTGGTGCGCGCTTTGGCCTGCGatcctcctcgacctcgtcctGGACGTGGAGAGGCCTGCTGGGGAGACTGCTGGGGAGACTGCTGGGGAGACTGCTTCGTGGGGGAGCAGACTCCAGAACCGTCGTGGATAGAGACATTGTGGGCGAAGGAAATGGATGATGCGAAAGGATTGTGGGATTGGCGTGGAATAAATGAAGGCCATGAGTCATTCATTGCTCGCAGTGCATGATTAATCCTGTTGGGCATTTGGCTTACGATGGTTCGGCCAATAGCCATAATATGGTCAATACTGAGGTCCTAGGTGGTTATATCCTGATACTAAATACCAACGAGTCACATTCCTACGTCAGGGCACCTCCGACAAATAGACAGGGATGCTTACTATCTTGCGTATTCACCTAGGGTTTGACTCTGGTCCCCAGCTGGCACGCAATACCTTGCTATGCCCGAACAGCAGGTCGGAGCGAGCAGTCCGCGTGCAGGATCCATGCagtctccaactccaactcgCCATCTTCAGAGTTAAAtctgtctgctgctgcacattATTTCTCGTTAAAGATATTCCCCGTGGTAGATTTGGACTTCAGCTTACCTGCTTTATATCGAGTCTCGGTCTCCGATTGCCTTCCAGCAGAGACGTTACTATGGCTGCGATGGTGGCGCCGGTCGAGAATCCGATGATCCCGTCGAAGGGACCATGCTTTTCAAGAACGTCCATGATTTTATTAATCGAGACATCGAGTCCCCAGATCCGCCTTTCAGCCTCGAAGTCGCCCTGCCCCCAAGTCCACACATCTGACTCCGGACCCTAGCCGGCTGATAGGGGACCGTTGACATAGAAGAGCTCGATGCGCTCCGAGCAGCGTCTCGCGTCTCTCTCGAGGGCGATTTCATGTAAGGCTTCCACCAGGCGTGTTGTCTTGTGGTAAAAGAATTGGCCCGACTGACCATGTCCTGTTATACTGATTAGTGAAGCGCTTTCGGGATAGGAGTATACTTTACGAACCGTGGAGCATCAGAATTCGGGTTGGTCTCTTGCTGGAGGATGCAGGACTATTGCGGCCAGCATTCCCTGCGCCAAAGGGCTCAAAGTACGACCGGACAGAAGCCATCTCTAGAAGAGGGTGTTCAAAACTCGGTACACTACCCTTTGGAGGATTCATGGTGTCAACTGATATACAAATTTAATCCAGTCAATTCAAAGAAACAGCCAGTAGACAAACGGCTTTATGTGCTGGACAATGCAGTCGATGCCCTATTGACATATCTAACTGACTCCACGCCAAAGTCACATCCTCTGATACAAGCAAAGGAAGGGACACGTCTTTTTAATAAAGGAGTCTCCTCTGGCCAAGAGCAAGTTGGTTATATGAGAGCTTGGCCAGTGCACATATCAAAGGGACCAAGGCAGCATTATGTGTATTACACCCAGTGCCCTTAGTGAATTATTATAATCCAGCCATTCATGAGACTGTATAGCCATAGAAGAGTcagatgttgaagttggtgtGAAAACAAACATTGACTGTGAATATCCTGGCTGCACTCTCTCCCTAATCTTTCAAGGCAGAAGCCAAGGACAGTCAGTGTCACTCTGCTCTCAAGGATACGAGTCTGACACCTGTTGCGAGAATATGGCTGTTGGGCCGCAAGTTGTACTCCGAGTCGTTATCAAGCTCAAGGTGGACATAGCTGTTTAGACCAACATTCCTAAGCATTTCCAAGCAATGGCTTGTGACCATTGAGCTGATGTATTCTGACTTGTACACTGCTGTATTCACTAGAGTGAATCTATGGATGGTCTAGTCCTACTGCATCTCGTCCAGGTCCCCGAGGGAGTTGCAG
The nucleotide sequence above comes from Aspergillus puulaauensis MK2 DNA, chromosome 3, nearly complete sequence. Encoded proteins:
- a CDS encoding uncharacterized protein (COG:G;~EggNog:ENOG410PUEZ;~InterPro:IPR020846,IPR011701,IPR036259;~PFAM:PF07690;~SMCOG1005:Drug resistance transporter, EmrB/QacA;~TransMembrane:12 (i47-68o88-105i114-133o139-160i172-191o203-221i242-262o274-291i312-331o351-372i379-398o490-510i);~antiSMASH:Cluster_3.1;~go_function: GO:0022857 - transmembrane transporter activity [Evidence IEA];~go_process: GO:0055085 - transmembrane transport [Evidence IEA]), whose product is MSLSTTVLESAPPRSSLPSSLPSSLPSRPLHVQDEVEEDRRPKRAPLVIFCISCITFISCYLGGLVTVSVPQISKDLELDPGMELWPVSMYALATGCTLLIFGAVSDAVGSRPVFLLGCLFQSVFCMACGLAASGTQLIVFRVISGLATAMCLPSAVSIISENFSAGKLRNLAFSFMGGGQPIGFGLGILMGGICADTIGWRWGFHSAAIANKVAFLLSWWQLPQGRQTGIRWNHLLFGIDWLGAIVVSTALALLSLALAIITGNIQNARKPSTVVYFSVSGALFVCFVLWQEYQERHNKPTLIRNSLWKNASFTSICINVFIIWGAFNGFEQVINFFFQNVQELSVIQTAIRFIPTPVTGLLSALVTGMVLHRVRADGIINITTAISTVSPLIMALVHPSWSYWRCAFIAICLNSIAADSLFTVSNILIADMFPPETQGLAGGVFNTISQIGKSFGLTFVELIANVVSDNKANDLERHQPDGLMVGYRASFWFLFAANTISLAVGAIGLRKVGNIGKKKSQ
- a CDS encoding uncharacterized protein (InterPro:IPR005645,IPR029058;~antiSMASH:Cluster_3.1), which encodes MNPPKGSVPSFEHPLLEMASVRSYFEPFGAGNAGRNSPASSSKRPTRILMLHGHGQSGQFFYHKTTRLVEALHEIALERDARRCSERIELFYVNGPLSAG